In Candidatus Roseilinea sp., one DNA window encodes the following:
- a CDS encoding phosphate-binding protein, whose protein sequence is MMLRSSLLRLIALVGGMLLVACARAEAPRPTPVAEHYRLIADSATYPLMRALTDAYVESVNPYARFTIEQGAPDRVAERLRSGQVLLGATSLVPPAPPGLKWWLADLALDGVAVIVHEDNPIDGLTLRDLRDIFSGVRNTWADYGEDQLGNIEVAVREDGDGARVIFDRVVMGDQRLTFDALVMPSVETMLNFVTLRPGAIGYAPSASVLGPHNGNAAPAVKTLALDGVSLTTENLADGDYPLVRTLNLIGLYEPQGELRNFVAWVLGPQGKATAESLGYATFQ, encoded by the coding sequence ATGATGCTTAGATCGAGCCTCCTGCGCTTGATTGCGCTCGTTGGAGGCATGCTACTCGTCGCGTGCGCGCGCGCCGAGGCGCCGCGACCGACGCCGGTGGCCGAGCACTATCGCCTGATCGCCGACAGCGCGACCTATCCACTCATGCGTGCGCTGACCGATGCCTATGTGGAGTCCGTGAATCCATACGCGCGATTCACGATCGAGCAAGGCGCACCGGATCGCGTGGCCGAGCGGTTGCGTTCCGGCCAGGTGCTGCTTGGCGCGACATCGCTCGTGCCCCCTGCGCCGCCGGGCTTGAAGTGGTGGTTGGCCGATCTGGCGCTCGACGGCGTGGCCGTGATCGTGCACGAGGATAATCCGATTGACGGGCTGACGCTGCGCGACCTGCGCGACATCTTCTCCGGCGTGCGAAACACCTGGGCGGATTACGGCGAAGATCAACTGGGCAACATCGAGGTTGCCGTGCGCGAAGACGGCGACGGTGCACGCGTGATCTTCGACCGCGTCGTGATGGGCGATCAGCGCCTGACGTTCGATGCGCTGGTCATGCCATCGGTTGAAACGATGTTGAACTTTGTGACGCTGCGGCCAGGCGCGATCGGCTATGCGCCGTCGGCCAGCGTGCTGGGGCCGCACAACGGCAACGCTGCGCCTGCGGTGAAGACCCTTGCGCTCGATGGCGTCTCGTTGACCACCGAGAACTTGGCCGACGGGGACTATCCGCTCGTGCGCACACTCAACCTGATCGGCTTGTATGAGCCGCAGGGCGAGCTGCGCAACTTTGTCGCCTGGGTACTCGGTCCCCAGGGCAAAGCCACCGCCGAATCGCTGGGCTACGCCACGTTCCAATGA